From the genome of Gorilla gorilla gorilla isolate KB3781 chromosome 4, NHGRI_mGorGor1-v2.1_pri, whole genome shotgun sequence:
gaactccttgtctcaagtgatccacccgccttggcctcccaaagtgctaggattacaggtatgatctaccatgcccaactgaaaaaaaaaatctttaaattaaatggaatttAGAGACACTTAGGCAGAAAACTACAGAAAACCTCAAAAACTTTCCATTTTGCTCAAGAGACTGGCTCCCTGTCCTGCAGTAAAAGACATGGGATGGAGAAAGGGGCCATTGGGGGCATCCACAGAGACCCACCTGCAGCCGGCTCATCCATGGAAAAGGCCTTGTTCTCCACGAACATGCTCTGACCCTTCTGCTCTTTCAGGATGGTATCATAGCCCACGCCCCGGGTGGGGTACATGTCCCCCTGGTAGCTTTGCTCTGGGCTGGACTTGGTCACCTGGGAGACCTCGGGGATGACGTAGAAGAGGACGAAGGCCCAGGCATTGGCGGCGAGGGCGATGGCCAGCGTGGGGTCATCCCAGGTGGGACTGTTGTGCTGCTTGTTGCCGTAAGTATACATGACGATCCACACCACCCATATGGCAATGGAGGTGGCCGTGGTGAGGAGCACAAAGACCCCATGCTTACGCCAGCGCTTGAAGCGGCCACACAGGGCGGGCCAGGCGCCCAGGAAGgcgcccagcagcagcagcatgacGTAGATGAGTGCCATGACAAAGTCCATGTTGGCGATGGCACAGGGGGAGGCCACGGCCCAGCCTGCGCTGCTGTTGCCCTGAGGGCCGCCCTCACCACTGCCCCGAACCAGGGTGATGATCAGCCACTCTGTATTGATGATGACCTCCACCAGGGTCAGCAGCAGAGCCACAGTGAAGATCACCCAGCCCCGGGGCCCATGGTTCTTCCGGGCCAGGAAGTTGAGGGCAAAGACGTGAGCCGCCAGACAAGAGAAGCAGATGGCGAACAGAACCCCAAAGAGGAAGCGCCGAGAGGCACAGGTGGAGAAGTCGGGCTTCACCACACAGGCAAACACGAGGCAGaagaggcccagggtccccagaaGGAAGAATACCTGGGTCCCCAGCAG
Proteins encoded in this window:
- the GPRC5C gene encoding G-protein coupled receptor family C group 5 member C isoform X3 translates to MWGRGSQQQQPTRRQGQKLPSPSPAGKYESAQPGGTQPEPGLGARMAIHKALVMCLGLPLFLFPGARAQGHVPPGCSQGLNPLYYNLCDRSGAWGIILEAVAGAGIVTTFVLTIILVASLPFVQDTKKRSLLGTQVFFLLGTLGLFCLVFACVVKPDFSTCASRRFLFGVLFAICFSCLAAHVFALNFLARKNHGPRGWVIFTVALLLTLVEVIINTEWLIITLVRGSGEGGPQGNSSAGWAVASPCAIANMDFVMALIYVMLLLLGAFLGAWPALCGRFKRWRKHGVFVLLTTATSIAIWVVWIVMYTYGNKQHNSPTWDDPTLAIALAANAWAFVLFYVIPEVSQVTKSSPEQSYQGDMYPTRGVGYDTILKEQKGQSMFVENKAFSMDEPAAAKRPVSPYSGYNGQLLTSVYQPTEMALMHKVPSEGAYDIILPRATANSQVMGSANSTLRAEDMYSAQSHQVATPPKDGKNSQVSELTQRGQANTNQVFLRL
- the GPRC5C gene encoding G-protein coupled receptor family C group 5 member C isoform X4 — its product is MWGRGSQQQQPTRRQGQKLPSPSPAGKYESAQPGGTQPEPGLGARMAIHKALVMCLGLPLFLFPGARAQGHVPPGCSQGLNPLYYNLCDRSGAWGIILEAVAGAGIVTTFVLTIILVASLPFVQDTKKRSLLGTQVFFLLGTLGLFCLVFACVVKPDFSTCASRRFLFGVLFAICFSCLAAHVFALNFLARKNHGPRGWVIFTVALLLTLVEVIINTEWLIITLVRGSGEGGPQGNSSAGWAVASPCAIANMDFVMALIYVMLLLLGAFLGAWPALCGRFKRWRKHGVFVLLTTATSIAIWVVWIVMYTYGNKQHNSPTWDDPTLAIALAANAWAFVLFYVIPEVSQVTKSSPEQSYQGDMYPTRGVGYDTILKEQKGQSMFVENKAFSMDEPAAAKRPVSPYSGYNGQLLTSVYQPTEMALMHKVPSEGAYDIILPRATANSQVMGSANSTLRAEDMYSAQSHQVATPPKDGKNSQVFRNPYVWD